A window from Lachnoanaerobaculum umeaense encodes these proteins:
- a CDS encoding biotin transporter BioY, translating into MAKTISIKKMAVVSLMTAITCILSPISIPIFITPVPISLGVLAIYLTAYVLEPIEALISVTIFLLLGISGLPVFSGYTGGLGKILGPTGGYIVGFIFTVYISSVFIHLKKGRLWDIIGMVLGLTLCYLPGTIWFSYQQGKGFIAALLLCVVPFLIGDAIKIAISAIIGPEISKRLIKART; encoded by the coding sequence ATGGCAAAAACTATTTCAATAAAGAAAATGGCTGTAGTATCACTTATGACTGCAATAACTTGTATTCTTTCCCCTATATCCATACCTATCTTTATAACTCCAGTACCTATTTCACTTGGTGTACTGGCAATTTACCTCACTGCCTATGTACTTGAACCTATAGAAGCACTTATATCAGTCACTATATTTTTATTGCTTGGTATATCAGGCTTACCTGTTTTTTCAGGATATACCGGTGGTCTTGGTAAAATACTTGGACCTACCGGAGGCTATATCGTAGGCTTTATATTTACAGTATATATCAGTTCAGTATTTATACATTTAAAAAAGGGCAGGCTCTGGGATATAATAGGAATGGTTCTAGGTCTAACACTCTGTTACCTTCCTGGTACAATATGGTTTTCATATCAGCAAGGCAAAGGCTTTATAGCCGCACTCTTATTATGTGTTGTACCATTCTTAATAGGAGATGCAATAAAAATTGCCATATCCGCAATAATTGGTCCGGAAATAAGCAAACGATTAATAAAAGCCCGTACATAA